TCCGTATTCATCACGCCGTGTGCAAACCCGACCGCCTGCCAATGGGTGATCAACCGGGCGGTACGTTCTACCACATCGCCGAACCACAGCTCATAGCGGTGCTCGTCGTGCTCCCACTGCGGCCAGTGACGAGCAATGACATACTCCACCAGTTGACGCACTTTTTCCGGCTCACGGCGATAGTAGAAGTGTTCAAAATGGCCGAACCGCACATGGCTTTCCGCCACGCGCAGCAGCATGGCGCCCTTTTCCTCCAGCTCACGCTGCACCGGATGTGTACTGGTGACAATCGTCAGCGCCCGTGTAGTGGGAATCCCCAGATAGTGCATCGCTTCCGAGGCCAGAAATTCGCGAATAACTGAACGCAGCACAGCACGACCGTCCCCCATGCGCGAATACGGCGTCAGCCCTGCACCTTTCAGGTGCCAGTCCATACTGCGGCCATCCGCCAGTTGCTGTTCCCCAAGCAGAATACCGCGCCCGTCGCCCAGTTGGCCGGCCCACATACCAAACTGATGGCCGCTATACACCTGCGCTAACGGCTCCATTCCCGGCAGCAAACGCTCGCCGCTCCAGACGGCATCCTGTTCTGGCGTAAACCAGTCGGAAGATAACCCGAGTTCAGCGGCCAACCCCTCGCTGTGATAAAGCAGGCGAGCGCCATGCAGCGGCGTCGGCTGTAGCGCAGTGTAGAACCCCGGCAGTTGGTCAAAGTAGTGATTTTTGAATAACGGTGTTTGCTGCATCCTGTCTCCCTAGTACCACCCTGTTCAGGTGAAGAGAGCCATACGCTCACCACACATCGACTAACGGGTATGCAGAAAGTGTAGAGGGATGGTAATGAAATTAACACAGAGGAAAAGCAGGGGTATTATTTTCACGAGCAGTATTCAGAAAGCCCCTCTCCCCGAAAAGCGGCTGGGTCGATTGAATTAACCAATAAGTGCCGTGCGTTGCTCAAGCCTATCAAAATGTACGGCGGGCCACATTTGACCCTGAACGGCATCAATGCTCAGCAATCTCATTTTATTCAGGATCGCTACGGTATCGATCTCCTTAGCGACAATACTGATGCCTGAATAGCTATTTTTAATCGTCCGTAGCAGCGGCTCCATCATCAACATATTTGCCGGACGCGATAACAATTGTCCAATAAACTGACGATCCAGCTTCACACCTTGCACCAGGCCATCATGCAAAGGTTTCAGCGTTGTCTTTCCAGAA
The genomic region above belongs to Pectobacterium colocasium and contains:
- a CDS encoding protein adenylyltransferase SelO — protein: MQQTPLFKNHYFDQLPGFYTALQPTPLHGARLLYHSEGLAAELGLSSDWFTPEQDAVWSGERLLPGMEPLAQVYSGHQFGMWAGQLGDGRGILLGEQQLADGRSMDWHLKGAGLTPYSRMGDGRAVLRSVIREFLASEAMHYLGIPTTRALTIVTSTHPVQRELEEKGAMLLRVAESHVRFGHFEHFYYRREPEKVRQLVEYVIARHWPQWEHDEHRYELWFGDVVERTARLITHWQAVGFAHGVMNTDNMSILGLTIDYGPYGFLDAYQPDFICNHSDHRGRYAFDNQPTVGLWNLHRLAQALSGLMDTDTLERALARYEPALMQHYGTLMRAKLGLFTASAEDNDVLVGLLRLMQQEGSDYTRTFRLLADCEKQASRAPLRDEFIDRAAFDSWFATYRQRLMQEEQGDEERRQLMNATNPKYILRNYLAQMAIERAESDDISVLTRLHQALCRPFDEQPDKNDLAALPPEWGKHLEISCSS